The proteins below are encoded in one region of Paenibacillus albus:
- the cdd gene encoding cytidine deaminase translates to MNNQSNELSPEWQQLLQQALEAMKRAYVPYSNFQVGAALLDSEGGVHMGCNVENAAYSPTNCAERTALYRAIADGHQARSFEAIAVVGDTDAPITPCGVCRQVLVELCPPDMPVIMGNVNGDWRVSTVAELLPGAFSSVSLTKEV, encoded by the coding sequence ATGAACAATCAATCGAATGAACTTTCACCAGAGTGGCAGCAGCTGCTACAGCAAGCTTTGGAGGCAATGAAGCGCGCGTACGTGCCATATTCGAACTTTCAAGTCGGTGCGGCGCTGCTTGATTCCGAAGGCGGCGTCCACATGGGCTGCAACGTTGAGAACGCAGCATACAGCCCAACGAATTGTGCCGAACGTACCGCGTTGTATCGTGCTATTGCTGATGGCCACCAGGCTCGCTCGTTTGAAGCGATTGCAGTAGTCGGCGACACTGATGCACCAATAACACCATGCGGTGTATGCAGACAGGTGCTTGTGGAGCTGTGTCCTCCTGACATGCCGGTCATTATGGGAAATGTTAATGGAGATTGGCGTGTCTCCACCGTTGCGGAGCTGCTGCCGGGTGCATTCTCGTCAGTTTCGCTAACGAAAGAAGTATAA
- a CDS encoding YaiI/YqxD family protein, giving the protein MKAILTIVVDADACPVKREIVETARSFAVPVLMVASHDHRLQQEEGVAIMQVDRSDQSVDLYIANHISRGDIVVTQDFGLATIVLAKGAIALSSRGQEYDDSNIDYLMERRHELAKARRGGMRTKGPKAMTNEDRTRFQQKLTKVLQTRKENDKL; this is encoded by the coding sequence ATGAAAGCAATACTAACAATCGTGGTCGATGCGGATGCATGCCCTGTCAAACGTGAGATTGTCGAAACGGCACGAAGCTTTGCCGTTCCGGTATTAATGGTCGCTTCACATGATCACCGGCTTCAGCAAGAAGAGGGCGTTGCGATCATGCAAGTTGATCGTAGTGATCAGTCCGTTGATCTGTATATTGCGAATCATATCTCGCGAGGCGATATCGTGGTCACACAGGACTTCGGGCTTGCAACGATTGTGCTAGCCAAAGGCGCGATCGCGTTGTCATCGCGCGGCCAAGAGTACGATGACAGCAATATTGATTACCTCATGGAGCGCAGGCATGAATTGGCCAAAGCTCGCCGGGGCGGAATGCGAACAAAAGGGCCGAAGGCTATGACCAACGAGGATCGCACAAGGTTTCAGCAAAAGCTGACAAAAGTTTTGCAGACCCGGAAGGAAAATGACAAGCTGTAG
- the ybeY gene encoding rRNA maturation RNase YbeY, protein MSLQLGWINDQDKIEISEDFIGVLDKLLQLAAEAEGITEGEVTLTFVDDEEIHQLNREYRNIDRPTDVLSFSMQEETDEELEIIYEVENENEQIPFEGMLGDIIISAERAKLQSEEYGHSLERELAFLFVHGFLHLIGYDHQDEASEAVMTEKQEAALLQVGLTR, encoded by the coding sequence ATGAGCTTGCAATTAGGATGGATCAACGATCAAGATAAAATCGAAATTTCCGAAGACTTTATCGGCGTGCTGGATAAGCTGCTTCAGCTCGCAGCAGAGGCTGAGGGAATCACTGAGGGTGAAGTGACGCTCACATTCGTCGACGACGAAGAAATTCACCAGCTGAACCGCGAGTATCGGAACATTGACCGGCCGACTGACGTCTTGTCGTTCTCGATGCAGGAAGAGACGGATGAAGAGCTGGAGATCATTTATGAAGTGGAAAACGAGAACGAGCAAATCCCGTTTGAAGGCATGCTTGGAGACATTATTATTTCGGCTGAACGGGCTAAACTACAAAGTGAAGAATACGGACATTCCTTGGAACGCGAGCTAGCCTTCCTGTTCGTCCACGGCTTCCTTCATCTGATCGGCTACGATCATCAGGATGAGGCGAGCGAAGCGGTCATGACAGAGAAGCAAGAAGCGGCATTGCTCCAAGTTGGCCTTACTCGCTAA
- the glyS gene encoding glycine--tRNA ligase subunit beta — protein MAKDLLLEIGLEEVPARFVRGAMNQLKEKTVKWLDSARISHGNVEAYATPRRIAILVRDMEEKQADVNEEVKGPSRKIALDEQGEWSKAALGFARSQGVSPEDFFFKELAGVEYVYANKSSIGTVTSDVLPEGLTALITAMSFPKNMRWGAYDLRFVRPIRWLVALFGEEIVPLDITAVQSGRTTRGHRFLGSETVVSKPSAYVERLREQQVIADAAEREALIVEQIKSLAAEKGWHIDIKEDLLEEVVFLVEYPNVLFGSFDPAFLNIPQEVLITSMREHQRYFPVLDKEGKLLPYFVTVRNGDRTSIESVAKGNEKVLRARLSDAKFFYGEDQKLAINDALKKLESIVYHEELGTVADKVRRIVNTAGKIAGALLLDAQTADDAARTAAICKFDLVTQMVYEFPELQGIMGEDYARKAGERETVARAINEHYQPRFAGDRAPASVVGAVVSLADKIDTIVGCFSIGIIPTGSQDPYALRRQAAGIVQIVLAHGLKLPLETLFDLSLDVHAAGTMKRDRAEVRKDLYEFFSLRVKNVLAEQNVRYDVVDAVMAVGFNDLSQTVNRAAAVTACAAGDRRDEFKGIVDALNRVCNLASKATSAEVNTKLFAEDVESALYSAWEAVQADIAAFVAEGRAAEAIEKLAGLKTPINAYFDKVMVMAEDEAVRINRLATLSAIAGSVLKVADLTKLVW, from the coding sequence ATGGCTAAAGATTTGCTGCTGGAGATCGGTCTTGAAGAGGTGCCGGCGCGTTTCGTGCGCGGTGCAATGAACCAATTGAAAGAGAAGACAGTCAAATGGCTGGATTCCGCACGAATTAGCCACGGTAATGTCGAGGCTTATGCAACACCTCGCCGTATCGCGATTCTTGTGCGTGACATGGAAGAGAAGCAAGCCGATGTAAACGAGGAAGTGAAAGGTCCTTCCCGCAAAATCGCGCTAGATGAGCAAGGCGAGTGGAGCAAAGCGGCGCTTGGTTTTGCCCGCAGTCAAGGCGTGTCTCCGGAAGACTTCTTCTTCAAGGAGCTTGCAGGCGTTGAGTACGTGTATGCCAACAAGAGCAGCATCGGTACGGTAACGAGCGATGTGCTGCCAGAAGGCCTTACTGCACTTATTACGGCAATGTCTTTCCCGAAAAACATGCGTTGGGGCGCTTATGATCTTCGTTTCGTTCGTCCTATTCGCTGGCTCGTTGCATTGTTTGGCGAAGAGATTGTTCCGCTCGACATTACTGCTGTACAAAGCGGCAGAACAACACGCGGCCATCGTTTCCTGGGCAGTGAGACCGTTGTATCGAAACCTTCTGCGTATGTAGAACGTCTGAGAGAGCAGCAAGTTATCGCGGATGCGGCAGAGCGTGAAGCGTTGATCGTAGAGCAAATCAAGTCGCTCGCAGCCGAGAAGGGCTGGCACATCGACATTAAAGAAGACTTGCTTGAGGAAGTTGTGTTCCTCGTCGAGTATCCGAACGTTCTGTTCGGTTCGTTCGACCCTGCTTTCCTGAACATTCCTCAAGAAGTGCTGATTACTTCGATGCGCGAGCATCAGCGCTACTTCCCGGTATTGGATAAGGAAGGCAAGCTGCTGCCTTACTTCGTTACGGTTCGTAATGGCGACCGCACTTCGATCGAGTCCGTTGCTAAAGGGAATGAGAAGGTGCTGCGTGCACGTCTTTCCGATGCGAAGTTCTTCTACGGGGAAGATCAGAAGCTGGCAATTAACGATGCGCTTAAGAAGCTGGAGTCGATTGTGTACCATGAAGAGCTTGGAACGGTTGCTGATAAAGTACGCCGTATCGTGAATACAGCTGGCAAGATCGCAGGCGCACTGCTGTTGGATGCCCAAACGGCAGATGATGCAGCCCGCACAGCGGCAATTTGCAAATTCGACCTAGTTACGCAGATGGTCTACGAGTTCCCTGAGCTGCAAGGTATTATGGGCGAAGATTATGCTCGTAAAGCAGGCGAGAGAGAAACAGTAGCTCGTGCAATTAATGAGCACTATCAGCCGCGTTTTGCAGGCGACCGTGCTCCGGCATCCGTTGTTGGCGCAGTTGTCAGCCTTGCAGACAAAATCGACACAATCGTTGGCTGCTTCTCGATCGGCATTATCCCTACTGGTTCGCAGGATCCTTACGCGCTGCGCCGTCAAGCTGCTGGTATCGTACAGATCGTATTGGCACATGGACTCAAGCTGCCTCTCGAGACATTGTTCGACTTGTCACTTGATGTACATGCAGCAGGTACGATGAAACGCGATCGCGCCGAGGTGCGTAAAGACTTGTACGAGTTCTTCTCGCTTCGCGTGAAGAATGTCCTTGCGGAGCAGAACGTTCGTTACGATGTCGTTGATGCGGTAATGGCAGTGGGCTTCAATGATCTGAGCCAGACCGTTAATCGTGCAGCAGCGGTTACAGCTTGCGCAGCTGGCGATCGCCGCGATGAGTTCAAAGGCATTGTGGACGCGCTGAACCGCGTTTGCAACTTGGCGTCCAAAGCGACTTCGGCGGAAGTGAATACGAAGCTGTTCGCAGAAGATGTCGAGTCAGCATTGTACAGCGCATGGGAAGCCGTGCAAGCCGACATTGCTGCGTTCGTTGCTGAAGGCCGAGCTGCGGAAGCGATTGAGAAGCTGGCTGGTCTGAAGACGCCGATCAATGCGTATTTTGACAAAGTCATGGTTATGGCTGAGGACGAAGCGGTACGCATAAACCGTCTGGCGACATTGTCCGCAATTGCAGGCAGTGTGTTGAAAGTGGCGGATTTGACGAAACTGGTTTGGTAA
- a CDS encoding pyruvate, water dikinase regulatory protein — MAAEMQPDVIIYVVSDSAGDTGELVVRAAVAQFHPLNADIRRAPFVHDEASLMRFILLAKEHGAIILYTLVLPALRDRMVELALQHQVTAIDLLGSLIASLEEKTNRKSRQEPGLNHVLDENYFRKVDAVEFAVKYDDMRDTTGILKADIVLVGVSRTSKTPLSMYLAHKQFKVANVPLMPELQPPEELFQIPKEKVVGLTIDVNYLNGIRKERLKALGLPDSAAYATTSRIEREIEYAAKITDRIGCLVIDVSHRAVEETASLILEYIESN; from the coding sequence ATGGCAGCCGAAATGCAGCCTGATGTCATTATTTACGTCGTTTCCGACTCTGCCGGTGATACGGGTGAGCTTGTCGTCAGAGCGGCGGTTGCCCAGTTTCATCCTCTGAATGCAGATATCCGCAGAGCACCGTTCGTCCATGATGAGGCGTCGCTCATGCGGTTTATCCTGCTCGCCAAGGAGCATGGCGCGATTATTCTCTATACGCTTGTGCTTCCCGCTTTACGGGATCGAATGGTGGAGCTGGCGCTGCAGCATCAAGTGACAGCGATTGATCTTCTCGGCTCGCTCATTGCAAGTCTGGAAGAGAAGACGAATCGCAAATCAAGGCAGGAGCCAGGGCTTAATCACGTGCTTGACGAGAATTACTTCCGCAAGGTTGATGCGGTTGAATTTGCCGTTAAATACGATGATATGCGCGATACGACGGGCATTCTTAAAGCAGATATTGTGCTTGTCGGTGTATCTCGGACGTCCAAGACTCCATTATCGATGTACCTCGCTCATAAACAGTTCAAAGTCGCGAACGTACCGCTAATGCCAGAGCTTCAGCCGCCTGAAGAGCTGTTCCAGATTCCCAAAGAGAAGGTCGTCGGTCTTACGATTGACGTAAATTATTTGAACGGTATTCGTAAGGAACGTCTTAAGGCGCTTGGTCTGCCCGATAGCGCGGCTTATGCGACGACGTCACGAATCGAGCGGGAGATCGAGTATGCGGCTAAGATTACCGATCGCATCGGCTGTTTGGTGATTGACGTTTCACACCGCGCGGTTGAAGAAACGGCAAGCCTCATTTTGGAGTATATTGAATCGAACTGA
- a CDS encoding diacylglycerol kinase family protein, which yields MSKLLRSFSYAFAGIGAGIRTQANMRIHICAAIIVNAAGILVHLERFEWLVIILMQAAVMAAELVNTAVEHVVDLASPEQHPLAKAAKDTAAGAVLILAIAAVIIGLIVFVPHLWP from the coding sequence ATGAGTAAGCTGCTCCGCAGTTTTTCCTATGCATTCGCTGGAATTGGAGCAGGCATTCGCACGCAAGCGAATATGCGCATTCATATCTGTGCTGCGATCATCGTTAATGCAGCGGGGATCTTGGTGCATTTGGAGCGATTCGAGTGGCTGGTGATCATTCTCATGCAAGCTGCCGTGATGGCGGCCGAGCTTGTGAACACCGCTGTCGAACATGTCGTTGACCTGGCTAGTCCCGAGCAGCATCCGCTTGCGAAAGCTGCCAAGGATACAGCGGCCGGTGCCGTGCTCATATTGGCGATTGCAGCCGTTATCATTGGCTTGATCGTATTTGTTCCGCACTTATGGCCTTAA
- a CDS encoding YqzL family protein has product MRNFSWKYFALTGDVEAFMLYKEIEEQAAGADASSSEEDGEAAVETDSAL; this is encoded by the coding sequence ATGCGAAATTTTTCGTGGAAGTATTTTGCGCTGACGGGGGATGTGGAAGCTTTTATGCTTTATAAGGAAATAGAGGAGCAGGCAGCGGGTGCTGACGCTTCCAGTAGCGAGGAAGACGGAGAGGCTGCAGTCGAGACTGACAGCGCGTTATAA
- the era gene encoding GTPase Era gives MSSTTGSGSGSKGSKQKYHSGFVAIVGRPNVGKSTLINEVIGQKIAIMSDKPQTTRNKIHGVYSTDNSQIVFLDTPGIHKPTSKLGDFMVKSAVNTLGEVDAALFLIDVSEGLGGGDRFIIEALKKVNTPVFLIMNKIDKIEPEALLPLIVQYKNLYDFAEIIPISALKGNNIDTLLKVLSSYLPEGPQYYPADQVTDHPEQFVCAELVREKILHLTREEVPHSIAVAIEDMRVQENGVVYIGAVIYVERDSQKGIVIGKQGALLKQVGKEARRDIETLLGSRVFLELWVKVKKDWRNQDRLLKDLGYRND, from the coding sequence ATGAGCTCAACAACAGGATCAGGATCTGGATCTAAGGGATCCAAACAGAAATATCACTCTGGCTTCGTAGCTATTGTCGGTAGACCGAACGTCGGTAAATCGACGCTTATTAACGAGGTCATCGGACAGAAAATAGCAATTATGTCGGACAAGCCGCAAACGACGCGCAACAAAATTCACGGTGTCTACTCGACCGATAACTCGCAAATTGTATTTCTAGATACGCCAGGTATTCACAAACCGACGTCAAAGCTCGGCGACTTCATGGTAAAGTCGGCAGTCAACACGCTTGGTGAAGTGGATGCGGCGCTGTTTCTTATTGACGTTTCTGAAGGACTCGGCGGCGGCGACCGCTTCATTATCGAAGCGCTCAAGAAAGTGAATACACCGGTATTCCTCATCATGAACAAGATCGACAAGATTGAGCCGGAAGCGCTGCTGCCACTCATCGTGCAGTATAAGAATCTGTACGACTTCGCAGAAATCATTCCGATCTCCGCGCTTAAAGGCAACAACATCGACACCTTGCTTAAGGTGCTGAGCAGCTACTTGCCGGAAGGCCCACAGTATTACCCTGCGGATCAAGTGACAGACCACCCCGAGCAATTCGTTTGTGCAGAGCTGGTCCGTGAGAAGATTCTTCACCTCACGCGTGAAGAAGTTCCGCATTCCATCGCGGTTGCGATTGAAGATATGCGCGTGCAGGAGAACGGTGTTGTCTACATCGGCGCGGTTATCTACGTCGAACGTGATTCTCAGAAAGGCATCGTTATTGGCAAGCAAGGCGCCTTGCTGAAGCAGGTCGGCAAGGAAGCACGCCGCGACATTGAAACGCTGCTGGGTTCACGTGTATTTCTTGAGCTGTGGGTGAAAGTGAAGAAGGATTGGCGCAATCAAGATCGCTTACTGAAGGACCTCGGCTACCGCAATGACTAA
- the recO gene encoding DNA repair protein RecO — protein MQYRVEGIVIRSTDYGEGNKIITLFTRTHGKIGIVVRGAKKIKSRHGSLAQLFTYGEYLFFRNSGLGTLTHGEIIESHHVLREQLELTAYSSYAVELVDRALQEEDASAYIYEQLKACLTAFAEGKDVAITIQLFELKILEAAGYAPDFTACMSCGNTEGRMALSARAGGILCSRCRYKDPGAMELSDGALKLLRLFRQMDLRRLGNITVRDETKKQLKLVMRALMDTHLALQLKSRSFLDQMERYELTEPVRRQPRRDAGEANEANANSKSNESRDARDDARKQDPWDSDTE, from the coding sequence ATGCAATACCGCGTCGAAGGCATTGTCATCCGCAGTACGGATTACGGAGAAGGCAATAAGATCATTACGCTCTTTACAAGAACGCACGGCAAAATCGGTATTGTCGTGCGTGGTGCCAAAAAGATAAAGAGTCGTCATGGTTCCCTTGCTCAGCTGTTTACGTACGGCGAGTATTTATTTTTCCGAAATAGCGGTTTAGGTACGTTGACGCATGGTGAGATTATCGAATCTCACCATGTTTTGCGTGAGCAATTGGAATTAACCGCTTACTCTTCGTATGCGGTAGAGTTGGTAGACAGAGCGCTGCAGGAAGAGGATGCGAGTGCGTACATCTACGAACAGCTAAAAGCTTGTTTGACCGCATTCGCCGAAGGCAAGGATGTTGCGATTACGATTCAGCTCTTCGAATTGAAGATCCTCGAAGCAGCCGGCTATGCACCCGACTTTACCGCTTGCATGTCTTGCGGCAATACGGAAGGTCGAATGGCGCTCAGCGCAAGAGCGGGAGGAATTCTGTGCAGCAGATGCCGCTATAAGGATCCGGGTGCAATGGAGCTCAGCGATGGCGCGTTAAAACTGCTTAGGCTGTTCCGCCAGATGGATCTGCGCAGGCTTGGCAATATTACGGTGCGTGATGAAACGAAGAAGCAGCTCAAGCTCGTTATGCGCGCGCTCATGGACACGCATCTGGCGCTGCAGTTGAAATCGCGTTCTTTCCTCGATCAGATGGAGCGCTACGAATTGACAGAGCCGGTGCGAAGGCAGCCCAGACGTGATGCGGGCGAAGCTAACGAAGCGAATGCAAATTCAAAGTCGAATGAATCCCGCGATGCCCGCGATGATGCCCGTAAACAGGATCCCTGGGATAGCGACACGGAATAA
- the glyQ gene encoding glycine--tRNA ligase subunit alpha, whose protein sequence is MNFQNMILTLQQFWAEQNCILVQPYDTEKGAGTMNPMTFLRSIGPEPWNVAYVEPSRRPADGRYGENPNRLYQHHQFQVILKPSPDNIQELYLESLKRLGVDPLHHDIRFVEDNWESPTLGAWGLGWEVWLNGMEITQFTYFQQVGGIDANPVAVEITYGMERLASYIQEKENVFDLEWVDGVTYGDVFLQPEYEHSKYTFETSDSAMLFSLFNMYEEEAKKTIEHKLVFPAYDYVLKCSHTFNLLDARGAISVTERTGYIMRVRNLARACAATYLEERERLGFPLLKKGVNVNG, encoded by the coding sequence ATGAATTTTCAAAACATGATTTTGACGCTGCAGCAGTTCTGGGCGGAACAAAATTGCATTCTCGTTCAGCCGTATGACACAGAGAAAGGTGCGGGCACGATGAACCCGATGACCTTCTTGCGCTCCATCGGTCCAGAGCCATGGAATGTAGCTTACGTAGAACCATCCAGACGTCCTGCTGACGGCCGTTACGGTGAGAACCCGAACCGGTTGTACCAGCATCACCAATTCCAGGTTATTCTGAAGCCGTCGCCAGACAACATTCAAGAATTGTACTTGGAAAGCTTGAAACGTCTTGGCGTTGATCCGCTTCATCACGACATTCGTTTCGTTGAAGATAACTGGGAATCACCGACACTCGGCGCATGGGGCCTTGGCTGGGAAGTTTGGCTGAACGGCATGGAGATTACGCAGTTTACGTACTTCCAACAAGTCGGCGGTATCGATGCGAACCCGGTTGCTGTTGAGATTACGTACGGTATGGAGCGCCTTGCTTCATACATTCAAGAGAAAGAAAATGTGTTCGATCTGGAATGGGTAGACGGCGTGACTTATGGCGACGTGTTCCTTCAGCCTGAATATGAGCACTCGAAGTATACATTTGAAACATCCGATTCGGCGATGCTGTTCTCGCTGTTTAATATGTATGAAGAAGAAGCGAAGAAGACGATTGAGCACAAGCTTGTTTTCCCGGCATATGACTACGTCCTGAAGTGTTCCCATACGTTTAACCTGCTCGACGCGCGCGGCGCGATCAGCGTAACGGAGCGTACAGGATACATTATGCGCGTGCGTAACTTAGCTCGTGCATGTGCAGCTACGTATTTGGAAGAACGCGAGCGTCTTGGCTTCCCGCTGCTGAAGAAAGGAGTGAACGTCAATGGCTAA